From Phormidium ambiguum IAM M-71, a single genomic window includes:
- a CDS encoding type II toxin-antitoxin system RelE/ParE family toxin, which yields MTNNFHQISVRFTNEFESELYRLSKKYRHIRADIEPIIAEIQKGNFVGDRLSGFGSDYFVYKVRAKNSNIQKGKSAGYRLIYLIESEINVLLLTIYSKSEREDITVNEINSILAELYGD from the coding sequence ATGACTAATAATTTTCATCAAATTTCAGTCAGATTTACTAATGAATTTGAAAGTGAGTTGTATCGTTTATCAAAGAAATATCGCCATATTCGTGCTGATATTGAACCGATAATTGCGGAAATTCAGAAAGGTAATTTTGTTGGAGATCGCTTATCTGGATTTGGTTCAGATTATTTCGTTTATAAAGTTAGAGCTAAAAATAGTAATATCCAAAAAGGTAAAAGTGCTGGATATAGGTTAATTTATTTGATTGAATCAGAAATCAATGTTCTATTGCTGACGATTTATAGTAAATCAGAACGAGAAGATATTACAGTGAATGAAATTAATTCTATTTTGGCTGAGTTATATGGGGATTAG
- a CDS encoding UPF0175 family protein, whose translation MQITLELPDDIVDNLQLQHTNISRRVLELIAADYYRQGRIGAAEVHRMLNFFSRWETYQFLKQEQAYLPYTEEDLAEDIQTINNLLGTE comes from the coding sequence ATGCAAATTACCCTCGAACTTCCCGATGATATCGTCGATAACCTACAACTGCAACACACCAACATTTCCCGCAGAGTTTTAGAACTAATCGCCGCCGATTATTATCGTCAAGGTCGGATTGGAGCAGCCGAAGTTCACCGAATGCTGAACTTTTTTTCCCGATGGGAAACATATCAATTCTTGAAACAGGAACAAGCTTACTTACCCTACACTGAAGAAGATTTAGCAGAAGATATTCAAACGATTAATAACTTACTAGGAACTGAATGA
- a CDS encoding DUF3368 domain-containing protein, translating to MIIVSNTSPINYLILIVEIDLLPKLFQQIIIPQAVYNELSDPLAPLLVQVWITNLPNWLEIQSVSQSSDAIADLLDPGESAAILLAEELKADLVLLDDMKARRIAKDRGLAIAGILGILDRAATMKLIDLPVTIQSLQNTSFWVSESLLQKLLEKHS from the coding sequence ATGATTATTGTTTCCAATACCTCTCCGATCAACTATTTAATTTTGATAGTAGAAATCGACTTACTGCCTAAATTATTTCAGCAAATTATCATTCCTCAAGCTGTTTACAATGAGCTATCCGATCCACTTGCTCCACTACTTGTCCAAGTTTGGATTACCAATTTACCCAACTGGCTAGAAATTCAATCTGTTAGCCAATCTTCCGATGCGATCGCAGATTTACTAGATCCTGGAGAAAGTGCAGCTATTCTTTTAGCAGAGGAACTTAAAGCAGACTTAGTTCTGCTAGACGACATGAAAGCAAGACGGATTGCCAAAGATAGAGGCTTGGCGATCGCAGGTATTCTGGGAATATTAGATCGAGCCGCAACGATGAAGTTAATCGACTTACCTGTGACAATTCAAAGCTTACAAAATACATCTTTTTGGGTATCTGAAAGTTTGCTACAAAAGTTATTAGAAAAGCATTCTTAA
- a CDS encoding type II toxin-antitoxin system Phd/YefM family antitoxin produces MSTVEITQAISQISELFDLALSGEEIIITENQQPLLKLVSLEPKSQRLPLFGTDKEIISISDDFDAPLEEFED; encoded by the coding sequence ATGTCTACCGTAGAAATCACACAAGCTATTTCCCAAATATCAGAATTATTCGATTTAGCTTTAAGTGGAGAAGAAATAATCATTACAGAAAATCAACAGCCTTTATTAAAATTAGTTTCACTTGAGCCTAAATCTCAACGTCTTCCTTTATTTGGCACGGATAAAGAAATCATATCTATTTCTGATGATTTTGATGCACCGTTAGAGGAATTTGAAGATTAA